The Propionispora hippei DSM 15287 genome includes a region encoding these proteins:
- a CDS encoding ArsB/NhaD family transporter: MLEFSFWSSIAIFIIVYALIIREQFHRMTVALTGGLLMLLTGFISQETALKEAIDFNTLGLLIGMMLLVTITRRTGVFEAIAIWAAHITGGYPFRLLALLSLITALASAFLDNVTTVLLTVPITLTLTDKLEINPLPFLISEIIASNIGGTATLIGDPPNIMIGSAAGLDFNSFLLQLAPISLLILLVTIGLLLLIYRQELQTTEENRLALLALNYRDEIKDQALLRKSLAVLVLTILAFMLHGTLHLESATVALTGAAVLLLISREEPEAVLLHVEWPTIFFFVGLFVLVGGLKATGVIGALAKWSLTLTQGNVLQTSLLVLWVSAIASAFIDNIPFVATMIPLLKEMGQLGGLALDPVWWSLALGACLGGNGTLIGASANVIVAGIAEKNGVLLSFRTYFKVAFPLMLVSVLLSHLYIWLRYF, from the coding sequence TTGCTTGAGTTTTCTTTCTGGAGCTCCATTGCCATTTTTATAATTGTCTATGCCTTGATTATCAGAGAACAGTTTCACCGCATGACCGTGGCGCTGACCGGCGGCCTGCTTATGCTGCTGACAGGATTTATAAGCCAGGAAACGGCGCTCAAGGAAGCAATTGATTTTAACACACTGGGCCTGTTGATCGGCATGATGCTATTGGTCACCATTACCCGCCGGACAGGCGTGTTTGAGGCCATTGCCATTTGGGCAGCCCACATCACCGGTGGCTATCCGTTCCGTCTGCTGGCCTTGCTGTCACTGATCACAGCGCTGGCCTCCGCGTTTTTAGATAATGTCACTACCGTACTGCTTACCGTTCCGATTACATTGACCCTGACCGACAAACTGGAGATCAACCCGCTGCCCTTTCTGATTTCCGAGATTATCGCTTCCAATATTGGCGGAACGGCAACTCTCATCGGGGATCCGCCCAACATTATGATCGGCAGTGCAGCCGGCCTTGATTTCAACTCGTTTCTGCTGCAGCTGGCGCCTATCAGCCTGCTCATTTTACTCGTCACGATCGGGCTGCTGCTGTTGATCTATCGTCAGGAACTGCAGACGACGGAAGAGAACCGCCTTGCCCTGCTGGCGCTTAATTACCGGGATGAAATTAAGGACCAGGCCCTGCTCCGAAAATCCCTGGCTGTCCTGGTCCTGACCATTCTTGCCTTTATGCTGCACGGTACACTGCACCTGGAATCGGCCACCGTTGCCCTGACCGGTGCTGCCGTCCTGCTGCTCATTAGCCGGGAAGAACCGGAAGCTGTACTGCTGCACGTAGAATGGCCTACTATATTTTTCTTTGTCGGCCTGTTTGTGCTGGTTGGCGGTCTGAAAGCCACCGGTGTGATCGGTGCGCTGGCTAAGTGGAGCCTGACTCTGACCCAGGGGAATGTCCTGCAAACCTCCCTCCTGGTCCTGTGGGTTTCGGCTATCGCCTCAGCCTTTATTGACAATATCCCTTTTGTCGCTACCATGATCCCTCTGCTGAAAGAAATGGGCCAACTAGGCGGCCTTGCTCTCGACCCGGTGTGGTGGTCACTGGCCCTGGGCGCTTGCCTGGGTGGCAACGGTACGCTGATTGGCGCCTCGGCTAATGTCATCGTGGCCGGCATAGCCGAAAAGAACGGCGTGCTTCTTTCCTTCCGAACGTATTTCAAGGTGGCTTTTCCGCTCATGCTGGTATCTGTTCTGCTTTCTCATCTCTACATCTGGCTCCGCTATTTTTAA